A single window of Sneathiella limimaris DNA harbors:
- a CDS encoding Gfo/Idh/MocA family protein, producing MRIALIGCGKQAEKHISGLRAAGIEDIVIADSNIDAAISLSEAQQLPVKSVEDAISDPEVKAVDICTPTSSHADLIRMSVANNKDWICEKPLCNTLAEAQELERITSERNLIGMVGFIYRFAPAFEEASRVFSSDRHSDVLGNINSVSFRIGGRGGHRLWKHLKCERGGAINEMLVHMLDLAIWYFGKVISVEINDLDLRRPIREVEGIEQSVDAEDYVTLKVQTESGILINLQADLITPAFTQFMEVQGDNGSFFGSIQKEFPNYVYLISPAGGYKPGYNQIEFVTSRLFDVQMRAFVRAISSRNAPCRSTVADSVKVMEAMQLIKDACEAR from the coding sequence ATGAGAATTGCGCTTATTGGTTGTGGAAAGCAGGCGGAGAAACACATCTCCGGATTAAGGGCTGCCGGCATCGAAGACATCGTGATTGCGGACAGTAATATTGATGCGGCTATTTCTCTAAGTGAAGCACAACAACTTCCCGTCAAATCTGTAGAGGACGCAATTTCTGACCCAGAAGTCAAAGCGGTGGATATTTGTACACCAACCAGTTCACATGCTGATCTTATAAGAATGTCAGTTGCGAACAACAAGGATTGGATTTGTGAAAAGCCACTTTGTAATACATTAGCGGAAGCCCAGGAACTCGAACGGATTACTTCTGAGCGTAATCTCATTGGAATGGTCGGATTCATATATCGATTTGCTCCCGCTTTTGAGGAAGCCAGTCGGGTTTTTTCAAGCGATCGACATTCAGACGTTCTCGGAAATATCAATAGTGTCTCATTTCGGATAGGTGGAAGAGGGGGGCACCGCTTGTGGAAGCATCTGAAGTGCGAAAGGGGTGGGGCTATCAATGAAATGTTGGTCCATATGCTTGATCTGGCGATTTGGTATTTTGGTAAAGTCATTTCGGTCGAGATTAATGATTTGGACCTGCGACGCCCAATACGTGAAGTCGAGGGGATAGAGCAATCTGTCGATGCAGAGGACTATGTCACTTTGAAGGTTCAAACGGAAAGTGGGATCTTGATCAACCTGCAGGCAGATTTGATAACGCCAGCTTTTACACAATTTATGGAAGTCCAAGGGGACAATGGATCTTTTTTTGGATCAATTCAGAAAGAATTTCCAAACTATGTTTATCTCATTTCCCCAGCCGGTGGTTACAAGCCCGGTTATAATCAAATTGAGTTTGTGACCTCAAGGTTGTTTGATGTGCAGATGCGGGCGTTCGTCAGGGCGATAAGCTCTAGAAATGCTCCTTGCAGAAGTACTGTTGCTGACTCAGTTAAGGTCATGGAAGCGATGCAACTTATTAAAGATGCGTGTGAGGCAAGATAA
- a CDS encoding polysaccharide biosynthesis protein — translation MYKKQILENFIGKKIVVTGGAGTVGGEIVKLLSTVDVSEVRILDNNETALYDVELNYFDTPNFRTFLCDISHEGVLKDLFHNMDYVIHSAALKHVPFCEVMPAEAINTNILGVQSVINAARAANVKKVMFTSSDKAVNPTNVMGTSKLMGERLITAANALTVDGAQTIYASTRFGNVAGSAGSVVPTFCKQIANGGPITLTDRDMSRYIMSLEQSALLVLEALTLVKGGEVFVTKMPVVNIADLTEVMIEEISPLYGRDPKDIEIRIIGSRPGEKMFEELNTDEEIRRTFELEDLLVVTPAARNIYSSFEYTYDGREPKPVDRVFNSSNEELMTKAEIREFLKLPNVLKEELRQRLL, via the coding sequence ATGTATAAAAAGCAAATTCTAGAAAATTTCATCGGTAAGAAGATCGTTGTTACTGGCGGTGCTGGCACCGTGGGTGGAGAAATCGTCAAGCTCTTGTCTACAGTCGATGTTTCAGAGGTGAGAATTCTCGATAATAACGAAACGGCACTTTATGATGTCGAATTGAATTATTTTGATACGCCTAACTTTCGAACTTTCCTGTGTGATATCTCACATGAGGGGGTGCTAAAAGATCTATTCCATAATATGGATTACGTTATTCACTCAGCGGCCCTTAAGCATGTCCCTTTTTGCGAGGTCATGCCTGCAGAGGCGATTAATACAAATATTTTGGGTGTTCAAAGTGTTATCAATGCCGCTCGAGCTGCCAATGTCAAAAAGGTCATGTTTACCAGTTCTGATAAGGCGGTGAATCCAACTAACGTTATGGGAACCAGCAAGTTGATGGGTGAGCGACTGATTACAGCAGCTAACGCTTTAACTGTTGATGGTGCACAGACGATTTACGCTTCTACCAGGTTTGGGAATGTTGCCGGTTCAGCTGGCTCGGTCGTTCCTACATTCTGTAAGCAGATTGCCAATGGGGGACCTATTACGCTGACGGACAGAGATATGAGTCGCTATATTATGAGCCTGGAGCAATCTGCCTTGCTGGTTCTTGAGGCTCTAACATTGGTTAAGGGCGGTGAAGTGTTTGTCACCAAGATGCCAGTCGTAAATATAGCTGATCTAACCGAAGTCATGATTGAGGAAATCTCTCCGCTATACGGTCGTGACCCAAAGGATATCGAGATTAGGATAATTGGCTCTCGCCCAGGCGAGAAAATGTTTGAAGAGCTGAATACTGATGAAGAAATTCGGCGGACTTTTGAGCTAGAGGATCTTCTTGTTGTAACACCAGCGGCAAGAAATATTTATTCTTCTTTTGAATATACATACGATGGTAGAGAGCCGAAACCTGTTGACCGAGTGTTTAATTCTTCGAATGAAGAGTTAATGACCAAGGCTGAAATTCGCGAGTTTTTAAAACTACCAAATGTCTTGAAAGAAGAATTACGGCAAAGACTGCTCTAG
- a CDS encoding sulfotransferase yields MDPSLIVIASGSSSGSHLLARLLCHFPPLCAGPELQILSQPGLLNEAAYKKTLHDGLKLDAPFHVPFLSDTASHLDLLDRKIIANRKFYSCSTQEQREMMVHSTNSILELIAYLKKDLIEQHGWKKDAVLIDHAPMSSIMLNEAVEKIPGLKVIHIVRDLRDVIASMRSRRAIGPRFKDLTVEEIDNFTAQQWSLLNHAANQIDALPNYVRIRYEELVKNPLRTVVDALRAIKINYVHQAKRDISVNIELTKQEGWRNSPNQKVSDQSVNRYEDELTPETVNRIFQLEFDFKNSIGTVCPADLQKLYGYPTDFSPTRFS; encoded by the coding sequence ATGGACCCTAGTCTGATTGTTATTGCATCAGGGAGCAGTAGTGGGAGCCATCTGCTGGCAAGGTTACTTTGTCATTTTCCGCCGCTTTGTGCCGGACCCGAACTTCAGATCTTATCTCAACCTGGATTGCTGAACGAAGCGGCCTACAAAAAGACGCTCCACGACGGGCTAAAACTTGACGCTCCATTTCATGTTCCCTTCCTCTCAGATACCGCGTCACACCTGGACCTGCTGGATAGAAAAATAATTGCGAACCGTAAATTCTACTCTTGCTCGACACAAGAGCAGAGGGAAATGATGGTCCACTCTACAAATTCAATACTTGAACTGATTGCATATCTGAAAAAAGATCTGATTGAACAACACGGATGGAAGAAGGATGCGGTTCTCATCGACCATGCTCCAATGTCATCAATAATGCTGAATGAAGCTGTCGAGAAAATCCCTGGGCTTAAAGTTATACATATTGTCCGAGATTTGAGAGATGTAATTGCATCTATGAGATCGCGACGTGCAATTGGCCCAAGATTTAAAGACCTGACTGTTGAGGAGATCGACAATTTTACTGCGCAGCAATGGAGCCTGTTAAATCACGCTGCCAATCAAATCGACGCTTTACCGAACTATGTGCGCATCCGATATGAAGAACTTGTGAAAAACCCGTTGCGGACTGTTGTCGATGCCCTAAGAGCAATCAAAATAAATTATGTTCACCAAGCGAAGAGGGATATTTCCGTCAACATTGAGCTTACCAAGCAGGAAGGTTGGAGAAACAGCCCCAATCAAAAAGTTTCAGACCAATCGGTAAATCGTTATGAAGATGAACTAACACCAGAGACCGTCAACAGGATTTTCCAGCTAGAGTTTGATTTCAAGAATTCTATAGGAACAGTCTGCCCTGCTGATCTGCAAAAACTTTACGGATATCCGACAGACTTTTCGCCAACTCGTTTTTCCTAG
- a CDS encoding glycosyltransferase, with protein sequence MKDGTRVSSITRSFQMNKSGTISSRPNDITLTAIIGEMFTPELDRIRLAQFQKNPTDQPFQTTSEVIRKGSRFLKRPFLVFLNKQIQRLRKFMCGQSKGSLRFVRMIEILIFSSLVLVLIRKRRTKIWIAHDLYAIPVTWLLAKLTRGKFMYDAVEMSLGRQRKTPPGWLSRKIILWSEGRSRNADAVFVGCPYLKTEIDARNEINSTLILNGQLPEHAETDINLRKLLKIEDRPEFKIVIYVGFIAPGRGLEEFVEAVQYCKSKVVLVAMGPGPESYAGKLQILGDRIATDNCWVSLRKAVKEDFVVSICKQADVGISPVSREFGNGKYVLNNKLFQYMAAQIPILASDVPGVGGFVQREKIGLVFDERDPKDIARAIDDILALKAENKDLQKNVEETSLKYGWPAQKLLLLETFNSAVENPSGLEEAG encoded by the coding sequence ATGAAAGACGGTACTCGGGTAAGTTCTATCACCCGCAGCTTTCAGATGAATAAATCTGGCACTATTTCTTCACGGCCAAATGACATAACGCTCACAGCAATAATTGGGGAGATGTTTACACCTGAACTCGACAGAATACGTCTAGCGCAATTCCAGAAAAATCCAACGGATCAACCTTTCCAAACGACATCTGAAGTCATACGCAAAGGCAGTCGTTTCCTGAAACGGCCATTTCTCGTTTTCCTCAACAAGCAAATACAGCGATTGCGGAAATTTATGTGCGGGCAAAGCAAGGGATCGCTGCGCTTTGTCCGCATGATAGAAATTTTAATTTTTTCATCCCTCGTTTTAGTTCTCATCCGAAAGCGCAGAACCAAAATTTGGATTGCCCACGATCTATATGCGATCCCGGTCACATGGCTGCTGGCGAAGCTGACACGTGGGAAATTTATGTATGATGCGGTGGAAATGAGCCTGGGTCGGCAGCGCAAAACACCTCCTGGCTGGCTGAGTCGGAAAATCATCTTATGGTCTGAAGGGCGCAGTCGGAACGCGGACGCTGTCTTCGTGGGATGCCCTTATCTCAAAACGGAAATTGATGCTCGAAATGAGATTAACTCAACACTCATCTTAAACGGGCAGTTACCCGAACATGCAGAGACAGACATCAACCTCCGAAAACTGTTGAAAATTGAAGACCGACCAGAATTCAAGATTGTCATTTACGTTGGCTTTATTGCACCGGGGCGTGGGCTTGAAGAATTTGTGGAAGCCGTCCAATATTGTAAATCGAAAGTCGTGCTGGTAGCGATGGGACCAGGTCCCGAAAGCTACGCCGGGAAATTACAGATCCTCGGGGATCGAATAGCAACGGACAATTGCTGGGTAAGCCTTCGAAAAGCCGTAAAAGAAGACTTTGTCGTTTCCATATGTAAGCAAGCTGATGTCGGCATTTCACCTGTCAGCCGCGAGTTTGGAAATGGGAAATATGTTTTGAACAATAAGCTTTTCCAGTATATGGCTGCGCAAATTCCTATTTTGGCAAGTGACGTCCCTGGTGTTGGAGGTTTTGTTCAACGAGAGAAAATTGGCTTGGTTTTCGATGAACGGGACCCAAAAGACATTGCACGTGCAATCGACGACATTCTGGCCTTGAAAGCCGAAAATAAGGACCTTCAAAAAAATGTCGAGGAAACTTCTTTAAAATACGGGTGGCCTGCTCAGAAACTTCTGCTATTGGAAACGTTTAATTCTGCTGTTGAGAATCCATCAGGATTAGAGGAAGCCGGGTAA
- a CDS encoding NeuD/PglB/VioB family sugar acetyltransferase, which produces MSIILIGGGAQAKYAAETFHQLGKKVSAVINLRNGQEPLEWCHSYGLKAYPLKDLSQVILETETTKALLCTASASEKKSLEKLIQETGLALTSAIHPKASIASTAHVDVGCIINAGAVIQPFARIEKNTMIHANAIVEHDCHIGAFCNLAPGCKLAGWVTLETGVTVFTGASIIPGKTIGAGSIIGAGAVVIDDIPVNSKVVGVPGKPSPTNPKELQN; this is translated from the coding sequence ATGTCCATCATCTTGATAGGCGGGGGAGCGCAGGCAAAATATGCTGCTGAGACATTCCATCAGTTGGGGAAAAAAGTCTCGGCAGTCATTAACCTGCGAAATGGTCAGGAGCCACTGGAATGGTGCCATTCCTATGGGTTGAAGGCATATCCCCTAAAAGATCTTTCTCAAGTCATTCTGGAAACAGAAACCACAAAAGCCCTGCTATGTACTGCGTCCGCGAGCGAAAAAAAATCGCTGGAAAAACTGATTCAGGAAACCGGATTGGCTCTGACCTCGGCCATTCACCCCAAGGCCAGCATCGCCTCAACCGCTCATGTAGATGTCGGATGCATCATAAACGCCGGCGCTGTTATTCAGCCTTTTGCCCGCATAGAAAAAAATACCATGATCCACGCTAATGCTATCGTTGAACATGATTGCCATATTGGTGCGTTCTGCAACCTTGCACCTGGGTGCAAACTGGCCGGCTGGGTTACGCTGGAAACAGGTGTTACAGTATTTACTGGCGCCTCCATCATTCCAGGAAAGACAATCGGTGCAGGAAGTATTATTGGAGCCGGCGCTGTCGTAATTGACGATATCCCTGTAAATAGTAAAGTTGTTGGTGTCCCTGGCAAGCCGTCACCGACCAACCCCAAGGAGCTGCAGAATTGA
- a CDS encoding DegT/DnrJ/EryC1/StrS family aminotransferase — MKIKVASPSINQADVEALNASLLSGHLTSGPRVKEFEQTFADYVGVKEAIAVNSGTAALHAALAAKNIGFGDEVIVPALTFFSTVTAVIHQGAVPVFCDITQTDFSLCPEDLENHITPRTKAIIPVHYFGHSAEMDKIMEIANRHGLSVIEDCAQSHGTIYKGKMTGSIGEFGAFSMFATKHMTTCEGGMITTNDPDAADFMRKFRSHGLEGRNDHTMLGYNYRMPDPLAALGNSQLKRLDQMNSDRIAASEKVIAAIQDIDWLETPIVPEHVKHTYFWCHILIDEDLLGMKTSELIQKLSENGIECRNRYEEPLYKQPLLNANLPEILKISGGDNLPDYGRLFLKNSERVAGSIIGLPNRPDLSETEITRISDVLRSF; from the coding sequence ATGAAAATCAAGGTTGCCTCCCCCTCGATTAATCAGGCAGATGTGGAAGCGCTGAACGCGTCACTCCTTTCCGGCCATTTGACCTCAGGACCACGGGTTAAGGAATTCGAGCAGACTTTTGCCGACTATGTTGGTGTTAAGGAAGCTATTGCGGTGAACTCTGGAACAGCGGCCCTTCACGCTGCTCTCGCTGCCAAGAATATCGGTTTTGGAGATGAGGTCATTGTACCTGCCCTGACTTTCTTCTCAACAGTGACTGCGGTTATCCACCAGGGTGCTGTTCCGGTGTTTTGTGATATCACGCAGACTGATTTCAGTCTCTGCCCTGAAGACTTGGAAAACCATATCACCCCTAGAACCAAAGCGATCATCCCAGTCCATTATTTTGGCCACTCTGCCGAAATGGATAAAATCATGGAGATTGCCAATCGGCATGGGCTTTCTGTCATTGAAGATTGTGCCCAGTCTCATGGAACGATCTATAAAGGGAAAATGACTGGTAGCATTGGTGAATTTGGAGCGTTCTCCATGTTCGCCACCAAACACATGACCACCTGCGAAGGGGGCATGATCACAACCAATGACCCGGACGCTGCCGATTTCATGCGAAAGTTCCGGAGCCATGGTCTTGAGGGACGCAACGATCATACAATGCTCGGCTATAACTATCGCATGCCTGATCCTCTCGCCGCACTGGGTAACAGTCAGCTCAAAAGACTGGACCAGATGAATAGCGACCGGATCGCTGCTTCCGAGAAAGTCATTGCCGCCATTCAGGACATCGACTGGCTGGAAACGCCGATTGTTCCGGAACATGTAAAGCATACCTATTTCTGGTGTCATATTCTGATTGATGAAGACTTACTCGGAATGAAGACCTCTGAGCTGATCCAAAAGCTTTCTGAAAACGGAATTGAGTGCCGAAACAGATATGAAGAGCCGCTGTACAAACAGCCGCTCTTAAACGCAAATCTTCCTGAAATCCTCAAAATTTCTGGTGGGGACAATCTACCTGATTATGGTCGTCTCTTTCTCAAAAATTCAGAGCGCGTTGCAGGAAGCATTATTGGTCTTCCTAATCGTCCAGATTTGAGCGAGACAGAAATTACGAGAATAAGCGACGTCTTGAGATCCTTTTAA
- a CDS encoding NAD-dependent epimerase/dehydratase family protein, giving the protein MKKILVTGGGGYIGSSVVDILIDRGYHPVVFDTFYWGAEGIAQQNNKITVIEGDVRSSRDLIYALQGTEGVIHLAGIVGAPACDKNPLAHFTTNVESTQTLVNCMTDPEIGLVRDLIFCSSCSVYGNVNGLFDKVDEGSETMPLSSYADGKLRAESIIMEKAKQVPHFSPTILRLTTIFGWSLRPRLDLVTNLFVYKALKDKKITIHGDGMQYRSLIHVRDVARALVDALEAPRYVRDRQIFHVGEETNNVTVRDLAEMVKKYLPETEIEYQQVEESDRRDYRITCQKIKNRLNWHADYSVEQGIQELIEKLQSGVIDLEGPQYRNNNFDYR; this is encoded by the coding sequence ATGAAAAAAATTCTTGTGACCGGTGGCGGCGGATATATCGGATCATCCGTTGTAGATATTTTGATTGACCGGGGTTACCACCCAGTGGTGTTCGATACCTTTTACTGGGGAGCTGAAGGGATCGCCCAACAGAATAACAAGATTACTGTCATTGAGGGAGATGTCAGGAGCAGCCGTGACCTGATATATGCCCTGCAGGGAACCGAAGGCGTGATCCATCTTGCCGGGATAGTTGGCGCACCGGCCTGTGACAAAAACCCGCTTGCTCATTTCACAACCAATGTTGAAAGCACACAGACACTCGTCAACTGCATGACCGACCCTGAAATCGGATTGGTCAGAGACTTAATCTTTTGCTCTTCCTGTTCCGTGTATGGAAATGTGAACGGCCTGTTCGACAAGGTTGATGAAGGCTCAGAAACCATGCCGCTATCCTCCTATGCAGATGGAAAGCTCCGCGCGGAATCGATTATTATGGAGAAAGCCAAACAGGTTCCCCATTTCTCCCCAACGATCCTTCGACTGACAACTATTTTTGGCTGGTCCTTGCGCCCCCGTCTCGACCTGGTGACCAACCTGTTTGTTTATAAAGCCCTGAAAGACAAAAAAATTACGATCCATGGTGACGGCATGCAGTATCGCTCCCTGATCCATGTCCGGGATGTAGCTCGCGCGCTGGTTGATGCACTGGAAGCTCCCCGTTATGTCCGGGATCGGCAGATTTTCCATGTCGGTGAGGAAACCAACAATGTGACCGTTCGGGATCTGGCTGAAATGGTGAAAAAATATCTTCCAGAAACAGAAATCGAATATCAACAGGTTGAAGAAAGCGATCGCCGCGACTATCGGATCACTTGCCAGAAAATCAAGAACCGCCTTAACTGGCATGCCGATTACTCGGTGGAACAAGGTATTCAGGAACTGATCGAAAAGTTGCAGTCTGGCGTTATCGATCTGGAAGGGCCTCAATACCGGAACAACAACTTCGATTATCGCTAA